CTATCTACTGATGGCGGCGCTGTTTGAGTCGTGGTTGTACCCGGTGGTGGTGATTGTCTCGGTTCCGCTGGGTGCCTTCGGCGGCTTCTTGGGATTGTTCTTGCTGAATCTTTATGTGCTGCAACCGCTCGATGTGTTGACGATGCTTGGATTCGTAATTCTGATTGGGACTGTGGTGAACAACCCAATTCTGATCGTTGAACAAGCACTGATCGAAATTCGGCAAGGCAAACCGACAAACGAAGCAGTGCTGACGGCGACGCGCTCGCGGATTCGACCGATCTTCATGACCACCCTGACGACCGTGCTGGGGTTGATTCCCCTTGTCGTCAAGCCGGGGGCAGGCAGCGAGCTGTATCGCGGCCTGGGGGCGGTCTTCCTGGGTGGTCTGCTCGTTTCGACCGTGGTCTCGTTAATCATCGTTCCGTCCGTCTTCACGATGACCATGAATGCGAAAGCCTTTGTGCGTCGCATCTTCGGGCTATCCGCCGAGGAAAGCAATATCGATGAGGATCTCTTGGGTGACGACACTTCCCATGTCGTTCCGGTGGAATCCAATGGTGCCCATGCCAACGGTAACGGCAATGGCAACGGCAATGGACATGGGAAATCCAACGGGCAACATCAGCCGTCGGGTGAATCGGTGAGCCTGAACTGATTCGATTCGATTTCGGGCGATTGGCTCGCCTTTACCCAATCGCCCGAACGCGGTATTCTGCCCTCCATTCACGATGATGCCCCCCTGCGGAACGATGCGTTTCGCGGGGGATTCTCAAGGAGTGACGACCGTGCGGACACTGATTACCGGCGGTGGGGGGTTCATTGGCTCCCACCTTTGCGAACGATTTCTGGCCGAGGGTCACTCGGTAATCTGTGTCGATAACTTCATTACCGGCACGCTGTCGAACCTGGACGGGTTCCGAAATGATCCCCGGTTCAGCTTTGTCGGGCACGATATTTCGCACCCGCTGCAAATTCGTGGGCCAATCGATAATGTCTTGCACTTTGCCAGCCCCGCCAGTCCGGTGGATTATCTGAATTATCCCATTCAGACGCTCAAAGTCGGCTCCCTGGGCACGCACAACACGCTGGGATTGGCGAAGGCCAAAGGCGCACGCTACCTCGTTGCCAGCACCAGCGAAGTCTACGGCGATCCGGAAGTGCATCCCCAGCGCGAAGACTATTGGGGCCACGTCAATCCGGTGGGGGTTCGCGGTGTTTACGATGAGGCCAAACGCTTCTCCGAAGCGATGGTCATGGCGTACTATCGCACGCATAATGTCAACACGCACATCGTTCGCATTTTCAACACCTACGGCGAACGGATGCGGCTCGATGACGGTCGAGTGCTGCCGAATTTCATGGGCCAAGCGCTACGGGGCGATCCGCTGACCATTTACGGCGATGGGTCGCAGACGCGCAGTTTCTGCTATGTTTCGGATTTGGTCGAAGGGATCTTTCGATTGTTGTTTACCGATCATCACGATCCGGTAAACCTTGGAAATCCCGAAGAAGTGACGATTCTGGAATTCGC
This DNA window, taken from Tuwongella immobilis, encodes the following:
- a CDS encoding UDP-glucuronic acid decarboxylase family protein yields the protein MRTLITGGGGFIGSHLCERFLAEGHSVICVDNFITGTLSNLDGFRNDPRFSFVGHDISHPLQIRGPIDNVLHFASPASPVDYLNYPIQTLKVGSLGTHNTLGLAKAKGARYLVASTSEVYGDPEVHPQREDYWGHVNPVGVRGVYDEAKRFSEAMVMAYYRTHNVNTHIVRIFNTYGERMRLDDGRVLPNFMGQALRGDPLTIYGDGSQTRSFCYVSDLVEGIFRLLFTDHHDPVNLGNPEEVTILEFAQEIRAMSGSASTIAYKPLPADDPKIRKPDISKARQLLGWEPKVNRHEGLARTLRYFQEKVASEQTRKIAKGA